A single Candidatus Thalassolituus haligoni DNA region contains:
- a CDS encoding cytochrome-c peroxidase: MKRQIWLTSLALLGCIGAVQSAVAAEPIQPIEPVANVNLAEVELGKKLYFDPRLSKSGFISCNSCHNLSMGGTDNLKTSIGHNWQQGPINSPTVLNSSMNIAQFWDGRAADLKAQAGGPIANPGEMAFTHTLAVDVLKSIPPYVAEFKRVFGTDTLTIDQVTDAIAAFEKTLVTPNSRFDQWLLGDTGAISVDEKAGYALFKNSGCVACHNGPAVGGNSFQKMGLVAAYDTKNPAKGLAGVTGKDADRFKFKVPTLRNVELTYPYFHDGEAETLTEAVDLMGRLQLGRKFSAEENARVVAFLKTLTGEQPSFMLPILPPSTERTPQPKPFD, from the coding sequence ATGAAACGACAAATATGGCTGACATCGTTGGCACTGTTAGGTTGTATCGGAGCTGTTCAGAGTGCGGTGGCGGCGGAGCCGATTCAACCCATTGAGCCAGTAGCAAATGTTAACCTGGCGGAAGTGGAATTGGGTAAAAAGCTGTACTTCGATCCCCGGCTGTCCAAGTCCGGGTTTATTTCCTGCAACTCCTGCCACAACCTGAGCATGGGCGGCACCGATAACCTGAAAACATCCATCGGACACAACTGGCAACAGGGGCCGATTAATTCCCCCACTGTGCTGAACTCCAGTATGAATATTGCGCAATTCTGGGATGGCCGTGCGGCTGACCTGAAAGCCCAAGCCGGAGGGCCAATCGCCAATCCGGGAGAAATGGCGTTTACCCATACGCTGGCCGTGGATGTACTGAAGTCGATTCCGCCGTACGTGGCCGAATTCAAACGGGTTTTTGGCACCGATACACTCACCATTGATCAGGTAACTGATGCCATCGCCGCGTTTGAAAAAACACTGGTGACGCCCAATTCCCGTTTTGACCAATGGCTGTTGGGCGATACCGGTGCGATCAGCGTCGATGAAAAAGCCGGTTATGCGCTGTTTAAAAATTCCGGTTGTGTTGCCTGCCATAATGGCCCGGCGGTGGGGGGGAATTCTTTCCAGAAAATGGGTCTGGTCGCTGCGTACGACACCAAAAATCCAGCCAAGGGATTGGCAGGCGTGACAGGCAAAGACGCGGATCGCTTCAAGTTTAAAGTCCCGACCTTGCGTAATGTCGAGCTGACGTACCCGTACTTTCATGATGGCGAAGCAGAAACGCTGACCGAAGCCGTGGATCTGATGGGGCGTCTGCAATTGGGACGTAAATTCAGTGCGGAAGAAAATGCCAGGGTGGTTGCATTCCTGAAAACGCTGACCGGTGAGCAGCCGTCTTTTATGCTGCCAATACTGCCGCCGTCAACGGAGAGGACGCCACAGCCCAAGCCATTTGACTAA
- the purB gene encoding adenylosuccinate lyase, which produces MELSALTAISPIDGRYGSKTSALRPIFSEFGLIRARVEVEIRWLQRLAAHPAITEVPAFSATANALLDHIVADFSEEHALRIKKIEATTNHDVKAVEYFLKEQIADNAELNAVTEFVHFACTSEDINNLSHALMLKAGRELISTDMQAIANAIRALAHEHAALPMLSRTHGQTASPTTLGKEMANVVARMERQIAQLGQIPLLGKINGAVGNYNAHISAYPDVDWQANADTFVTSLGLTFNPYTTQIEPHDYIAELFDTIARFNTILIDFDRDIWSYISLGYFKQRTIEGEVGSSTMPHKVNPIDFENSEGNLGIANAIFGHLAAKLPISRWQRDLTDSTVLRNMGVGMGYSLIAYAASMKGISKLEVNATRIAADLDNAWEVLAEPIQTVMRRYGIEQPYEKLKAFTRGKAITQDAMGDFIASLELPDSVKAELNAMTPASYIGNAEAQARAV; this is translated from the coding sequence ATGGAACTGTCTGCACTTACAGCAATTTCACCAATCGATGGCCGATACGGCAGCAAGACATCGGCACTGCGGCCGATATTCTCTGAATTTGGTCTGATCCGCGCACGGGTCGAGGTAGAAATTCGCTGGTTGCAGCGCCTGGCAGCTCACCCAGCCATCACTGAAGTACCCGCTTTCAGCGCCACCGCCAACGCCCTGCTCGACCACATTGTTGCTGACTTCAGCGAAGAGCACGCCCTGCGAATCAAAAAGATCGAAGCAACAACCAATCATGACGTCAAGGCAGTTGAGTACTTCCTCAAGGAACAGATTGCCGATAACGCCGAGCTGAATGCTGTCACCGAATTTGTGCACTTCGCCTGTACCTCCGAAGACATCAACAACCTGTCGCATGCGCTGATGCTGAAAGCGGGTCGTGAACTGATCAGTACCGACATGCAAGCCATTGCCAACGCCATCCGCGCCCTGGCCCATGAACATGCCGCTCTGCCGATGCTGTCCCGCACCCACGGTCAAACCGCCTCCCCAACCACCCTGGGCAAGGAAATGGCCAACGTGGTCGCTCGTATGGAGCGCCAGATCGCCCAATTGGGCCAGATCCCGCTGCTGGGTAAAATCAACGGTGCCGTTGGTAACTACAACGCCCACATCAGTGCCTATCCGGATGTAGACTGGCAAGCCAACGCTGATACCTTCGTCACCTCTCTGGGGCTGACCTTCAACCCCTACACCACCCAGATCGAGCCACACGATTACATCGCCGAACTGTTCGATACTATCGCCCGCTTCAATACCATCCTGATCGACTTCGATCGCGATATCTGGAGCTATATTTCATTGGGCTACTTCAAGCAGCGCACGATTGAAGGCGAAGTCGGCTCTTCGACCATGCCACACAAGGTTAATCCGATCGACTTCGAAAATTCCGAAGGTAACCTGGGCATCGCCAACGCCATCTTCGGCCATCTGGCTGCCAAACTGCCGATTTCCCGCTGGCAGCGCGATCTGACCGATTCCACCGTATTACGTAATATGGGTGTTGGCATGGGCTACAGCCTGATTGCCTACGCCGCCAGTATGAAAGGCATCAGCAAACTGGAAGTCAACGCAACTCGTATCGCTGCCGACCTGGACAACGCCTGGGAAGTTCTGGCAGAACCGATCCAGACCGTGATGCGTCGTTACGGCATTGAACAGCCGTACGAAAAACTGAAAGCATTTACCCGTGGCAAGGCGATTACCCAGGATGCCATGGGTGACTTTATCGCCAGCCTGGAGCTGCCAGACAGCGTCAAGGCCGAACTTAATGCCATGACCCCGGCCAGCTATATTGGCAATGCCGAGGCGCAAGCCAGAGCCGTTTGA
- a CDS encoding DedA family protein — protein MLDSMLAVSHNPAWLVLVVIVSTFMLEDLAIIGAAMLAASGRMQPEVAFVATCCGMFIGDSALYLMGRGALIWPWLARKFQHDMIQRQVTPLQQAPWHQLVLIRCMPGLRTFGYIACGLARVPGLTFTVANVSSIIAWAAGLFGVAYWLGSQYAEQMHEWLWWLLPIAVVIFVIGQRKLRQNIASTA, from the coding sequence ATGCTCGATTCCATGCTTGCTGTATCGCATAACCCCGCCTGGCTGGTGCTAGTGGTGATTGTCTCCACCTTTATGCTGGAAGATCTGGCCATTATCGGTGCGGCAATGCTGGCAGCCAGTGGCCGGATGCAACCAGAGGTCGCATTCGTGGCGACCTGTTGCGGTATGTTTATTGGTGATTCGGCCTTGTATTTGATGGGACGCGGCGCCCTGATCTGGCCGTGGCTGGCGCGCAAGTTTCAGCACGATATGATTCAGCGTCAGGTAACGCCGTTACAACAAGCGCCCTGGCACCAGTTGGTGCTGATTCGTTGTATGCCGGGTTTACGAACCTTCGGTTATATTGCCTGCGGTCTGGCAAGAGTGCCCGGCTTAACCTTTACGGTGGCCAATGTCAGTTCCATCATTGCCTGGGCGGCGGGGCTGTTTGGTGTGGCGTATTGGCTTGGCAGTCAGTACGCCGAACAGATGCACGAATGGCTCTGGTGGCTGCTGCCGATTGCGGTGGTCATCTTTGTTATCGGTCAGCGCAAACTGCGGCAAAATATCGCCAGTACGGCCTGA
- a CDS encoding RidA family protein, whose amino-acid sequence MSEIQRIQSTERMSRIVKHNGTIYLCGQTAGEIDWDIQEQTRRCLTKVDNLLKEADSGRDRLLSVTIYVRDMKDFAAMNEVYDGWIATVEKPARACVEARMARPEILVEFSVIAAQ is encoded by the coding sequence ATGTCCGAGATACAACGGATTCAAAGCACAGAACGAATGAGCCGGATCGTCAAGCACAACGGTACGATTTACCTTTGTGGCCAAACCGCAGGAGAAATCGACTGGGATATTCAGGAGCAGACTCGTCGCTGTCTGACCAAAGTGGATAACCTGCTGAAAGAGGCGGACAGTGGCCGTGACAGGCTGTTATCGGTCACTATTTATGTACGCGATATGAAAGACTTCGCGGCCATGAACGAAGTGTACGATGGCTGGATCGCCACCGTCGAAAAGCCCGCTCGCGCCTGTGTTGAAGCCCGTATGGCACGGCCGGAAATTTTGGTGGAATTCAGTGTCATTGCCGCACAGTAG
- a CDS encoding 6-pyruvoyl tetrahydropterin synthase family protein: MQLFVNQLTNVDFSYLDAQRGLVGETWLASVILDGVLDEQGMVCDFGVVKKTLRYWLDDQLDHRLLVPTESERLTHQCIDGRIILTWQSDKGDIELNCPQEAVTLITTDSITAVSTSAWCREQLKASFPVNVDQLTLTFTPEHIDSAFYHYSHGLKKHNGNCQRIAHGHRSRIEIFRNGERSDELEQQWAQRWQDIYIGTAADLCSTDDSSEGSSDKRYHFAYDAPQGHFELTLPRSQCYLIDTDTTVELIAEHLASTVAASLPGQSILVRAYEGINKGALAQQLA; encoded by the coding sequence ATGCAACTGTTCGTCAACCAGCTAACCAATGTCGATTTCAGCTATCTGGACGCCCAGCGCGGGCTGGTTGGAGAAACCTGGCTTGCCTCAGTGATACTGGATGGTGTGCTGGATGAGCAGGGTATGGTCTGCGACTTTGGTGTGGTCAAAAAAACTCTGCGTTACTGGCTCGATGATCAGCTCGATCACCGTCTGCTGGTGCCCACGGAATCCGAGCGCCTCACGCATCAGTGTATTGATGGCCGTATTATTCTGACCTGGCAGTCCGACAAGGGTGATATCGAGCTGAATTGCCCACAGGAGGCGGTTACCCTGATCACGACCGACAGCATTACTGCCGTCAGTACTTCGGCCTGGTGTCGCGAACAATTAAAGGCCAGTTTTCCGGTCAACGTCGATCAGTTAACCCTGACGTTTACACCCGAGCACATCGACTCGGCGTTTTACCATTACAGCCACGGCCTCAAAAAACACAACGGCAATTGCCAGCGGATTGCCCATGGACACCGCTCGCGCATCGAGATTTTCCGTAACGGCGAGCGTTCAGACGAATTAGAACAACAGTGGGCGCAGCGGTGGCAGGATATTTATATCGGTACCGCAGCCGACCTGTGTTCTACCGACGACAGTAGCGAAGGCAGTAGCGACAAGCGCTACCATTTTGCCTACGACGCGCCTCAAGGGCATTTTGAACTGACCCTGCCGCGGTCGCAGTGTTATCTGATCGATACCGACACGACCGTCGAGCTGATTGCCGAACACCTCGCCAGCACCGTAGCTGCCAGCCTGCCCGGCCAGAGTATTCTGGTACGCGCCTACGAAGGCATCAACAAAGGGGCACTGGCTCAACAGCTGGCCTGA
- the cas1f gene encoding type I-F CRISPR-associated endonuclease Cas1f, with protein MDDFSPSELKTILHSKRANLYYLQYCRVLVNGGRVEYVTEAGKESLYWNIPIANTTVILLGTGTSITQAAVREFAKAGVLLGFCGGGGTPLFAANDIQTDVEWLTSQSEYRPTEYLQQWCSFWFDDQKRLDAAIHFQRYRLDNLREIWGKLARQRELDFPVSNDRLNAIIQSFEQRLEHASNSTDVLTTEATMTKALYKQVCLNTGYGDFVRAKQGGGTDMANRFLDHGNYLAYGLAATACWVLGLPHGLAVLHGKTRRGGLVFDVADVIKDAVVLPCAFISAMKGDSEQEFRQRLITLFQQYDVLDRMIDAIKAVAEQTDKKESL; from the coding sequence ATGGACGATTTTTCCCCGTCAGAGCTCAAAACCATCTTGCATTCAAAACGCGCCAACCTCTACTACCTGCAATATTGCCGGGTACTGGTCAACGGCGGTCGGGTTGAATACGTCACCGAAGCCGGAAAAGAATCGCTTTACTGGAACATCCCCATTGCCAACACCACCGTCATCCTGCTCGGTACTGGCACCTCCATTACCCAGGCTGCCGTACGCGAATTTGCCAAAGCAGGCGTACTTCTGGGGTTTTGTGGCGGCGGCGGAACACCCCTGTTTGCCGCCAATGACATACAAACCGATGTCGAATGGCTGACCTCACAAAGCGAATACCGACCCACCGAATACCTGCAACAGTGGTGCTCTTTCTGGTTCGATGACCAGAAACGACTGGATGCGGCAATCCATTTTCAACGCTACCGACTCGACAACCTGCGCGAAATCTGGGGCAAACTGGCGCGCCAACGAGAACTGGACTTCCCGGTATCTAACGACCGATTAAACGCCATCATCCAATCCTTTGAACAGCGGCTGGAGCACGCCAGCAACAGTACCGACGTACTGACAACCGAAGCGACCATGACCAAGGCGCTGTACAAACAGGTATGCCTGAATACTGGCTATGGCGACTTCGTACGAGCCAAACAGGGAGGCGGCACTGACATGGCCAACCGTTTTCTTGATCACGGCAACTATCTGGCTTACGGCCTGGCGGCAACCGCTTGCTGGGTGTTGGGCTTGCCCCACGGACTGGCGGTGTTACACGGCAAAACCCGACGCGGAGGGTTAGTATTTGACGTAGCCGATGTGATCAAAGACGCCGTGGTGCTGCCTTGCGCCTTTATCTCTGCCATGAAAGGGGACTCCGAACAGGAATTTCGCCAACGGCTGATCACCCTGTTTCAGCAATACGACGTACTCGACCGCATGATCGACGCCATCAAGGCTGTTGCCGAGCAGACAGACAAGAAGGAGTCGCTGTGA
- the cas3f gene encoding type I-F CRISPR-associated helicase Cas3f has translation MIVIIKSQCGKKALIETRRVLDQFFERAGDRSWEGPVTQEGLITVRKLLRKTARRNTAVVCHRVRGRHQVEMEWIVGNARKFNAEGRVPTNSTGRDVLKSASENQWHTAEAIALMAGIAGLFHDFGKANVLFQLKLRGQRGMQEPLRHEWLSLLMFVAFVRGKSDREWLETLANIQPKDDQVCLTRLAEFQQKREDALNNPFIQLAGMPLAQTIGWLIVSHHRLPVYPTREGKRADEIENESDRIPKLELTKITLEHRDWFAPWNSSQCLRNDWTAEEWEQLFTFTRGTPIASQRWCDKARQLAQRALKLPALIDAEHHWLLQDHFSSHLARLSLMLADHSYSAADKQTKWWDDSYRVYANTDKCDANGKRPLKQRLDEHNIGVGQNALLLARQLPNLRSGLPVLVSHKTLKARTKNAAYRWQDKAYDIATGLSVASAKQGFFGVNMASTGKGKTFANARIMYGLASEQPGCRFSIALGLRTLTLQTGDALKERLQLDSDELAVLVGSQAVQELHRRRNELDTPTESQQSGSESSTDLLDDTQHVSYDGTLSDGPLRRWLGQTAHGKPSKSLQLLSAPVLVCTIDHLMPATEGVRGGKQIAPMLRLLTSDLVLDEPDDFDSTDLPALCRLVNWAGMLGSRVLLSSASLPPAILTALFSAYRAGREQFDKACGSPGQVTQICCAWFDEFDSSSAQCLDQQAFKTANAGFVEQRVKHLQADLQPGKALRCAEVLDVATASDKTGIIAALAESCWQGMQRLHQHHAGTDPKTGKRVSLGLIRMANINPLTAVAKHLIEGDVPADTRLHLCVYHSQHPLLVRSQIEARLDTTLSRHEPEQLWQQAEIRSALDTYPEQNHLFVVLGSPVTEVGRDHDYDWAIAEPSSMRSLIQLAGRIQRHRKQPPQSPNMLVLNYNYRALKQLADNRSETGLVFTQPGFEAKAAGHANRLCLDADYRAIRRCVDQQDLKAVSSIPRIVQPARAEDGTSLVQIEHLHLIASLFENKAVQIAGRTPADRWWQLSPSPDWHAEMQRRTPFRKSSADDAYVLYQQDDTEDPAFHLIRESDGQLSPQKLAFDYPELFATQRCSQWLQSDAKALIAELSEVLGREVSDISKQFCEIRLRRLNDSGAETWQYHPWLGVFREVQ, from the coding sequence GTGATTGTTATTATCAAATCCCAATGCGGCAAAAAAGCCCTGATCGAAACCCGTCGAGTATTGGATCAGTTTTTTGAACGGGCGGGAGATCGGAGCTGGGAAGGCCCCGTCACGCAGGAAGGCCTGATTACGGTTCGCAAACTGCTACGCAAAACCGCCCGGCGCAATACCGCCGTCGTGTGTCATCGAGTACGGGGCAGGCATCAGGTTGAGATGGAATGGATTGTCGGTAACGCCCGTAAATTCAACGCAGAAGGGCGAGTGCCGACCAATTCGACCGGGCGGGATGTGCTGAAGTCGGCCTCCGAGAACCAGTGGCACACCGCCGAAGCCATTGCGCTGATGGCAGGTATTGCCGGGCTGTTTCACGACTTCGGCAAAGCCAATGTGCTGTTTCAGCTCAAGCTGCGTGGACAACGTGGAATGCAGGAACCATTACGTCATGAATGGTTATCGCTGCTGATGTTTGTGGCGTTTGTACGTGGCAAAAGTGACCGAGAATGGCTGGAGACACTGGCAAACATTCAGCCCAAGGATGATCAGGTGTGTCTCACCCGACTGGCTGAGTTCCAGCAGAAACGAGAGGACGCATTAAACAATCCATTTATCCAGCTGGCGGGCATGCCACTGGCACAAACCATCGGTTGGCTGATTGTCAGTCACCATCGGTTGCCGGTGTATCCGACTCGTGAGGGCAAACGAGCCGATGAAATTGAAAACGAAAGTGACCGCATTCCAAAGCTCGAACTTACTAAAATCACCCTTGAACACCGCGACTGGTTTGCCCCCTGGAATTCCTCCCAATGTCTGCGTAATGACTGGACTGCCGAAGAGTGGGAACAGCTGTTTACCTTCACCAGAGGCACGCCCATTGCCAGTCAGCGTTGGTGTGACAAGGCGCGGCAGTTGGCCCAGAGGGCGCTGAAATTACCGGCGTTGATTGATGCTGAACATCACTGGCTGTTGCAGGATCACTTCAGCAGTCATCTGGCGCGGCTGTCGTTGATGCTGGCCGACCACAGTTACTCCGCTGCAGACAAGCAGACTAAATGGTGGGACGACAGCTACCGGGTTTACGCCAATACTGATAAGTGCGATGCCAATGGCAAGCGTCCACTCAAACAGCGGCTGGATGAGCACAACATTGGCGTTGGCCAGAATGCTCTGTTATTGGCGCGCCAGCTCCCTAACTTGCGTTCAGGTTTGCCGGTACTGGTGTCACATAAAACCCTGAAAGCCAGAACCAAAAACGCCGCTTATCGTTGGCAGGACAAAGCCTATGACATCGCCACGGGCTTGTCGGTGGCATCGGCCAAACAGGGGTTCTTTGGTGTGAATATGGCATCCACCGGCAAGGGCAAAACCTTCGCCAATGCCCGTATTATGTACGGCCTCGCGTCAGAGCAGCCCGGTTGTCGTTTCAGTATTGCCCTGGGTCTGAGAACCTTGACCCTGCAAACCGGCGATGCCCTGAAAGAGCGCCTGCAACTGGACTCCGACGAGTTGGCGGTGTTGGTCGGTTCTCAAGCAGTACAGGAGTTGCATCGTCGGCGCAATGAATTGGATACACCGACTGAATCTCAACAGAGCGGCAGTGAATCCTCCACAGACCTGCTCGATGACACCCAACACGTCAGCTACGACGGCACGCTCAGTGATGGCCCGCTGCGTCGATGGCTTGGACAAACGGCTCATGGCAAACCATCTAAATCCTTGCAGCTGCTCAGTGCTCCTGTTCTGGTTTGCACCATTGATCACCTGATGCCAGCAACCGAAGGTGTGCGAGGCGGTAAACAGATTGCTCCGATGTTGCGCCTGTTGACCTCGGATTTGGTGCTCGACGAGCCGGATGACTTTGATTCAACCGATCTGCCCGCGTTATGCCGTCTGGTGAACTGGGCAGGCATGCTTGGCAGTCGTGTGTTGCTGTCTTCTGCGAGTTTGCCGCCTGCCATACTGACGGCCTTGTTCAGTGCCTATCGGGCCGGACGTGAACAGTTTGACAAAGCTTGCGGTAGTCCTGGGCAGGTCACTCAAATTTGCTGTGCCTGGTTTGATGAGTTTGATTCATCGTCAGCCCAGTGTCTGGATCAGCAGGCGTTCAAAACAGCCAACGCCGGTTTTGTTGAACAACGGGTGAAACATCTGCAAGCGGATTTACAGCCCGGCAAGGCATTACGTTGTGCCGAGGTGCTGGATGTTGCAACGGCTTCGGATAAAACCGGCATCATCGCAGCCCTAGCCGAGAGCTGCTGGCAAGGCATGCAGCGCCTGCATCAGCACCATGCAGGTACGGACCCGAAAACCGGCAAGCGGGTATCTCTGGGCCTGATTCGTATGGCCAATATCAACCCGCTGACCGCTGTGGCCAAACATCTCATTGAGGGCGACGTACCGGCGGATACTCGTCTGCATCTTTGTGTGTATCACAGTCAGCATCCCTTGCTGGTGCGATCCCAAATTGAGGCCCGGCTCGATACTACGCTGAGCCGCCATGAGCCGGAACAACTCTGGCAACAAGCCGAAATTCGTTCGGCACTCGATACGTATCCGGAGCAAAACCACCTGTTTGTCGTGCTTGGTTCCCCGGTAACCGAGGTGGGTAGGGATCATGATTACGACTGGGCGATTGCCGAACCCAGCTCCATGCGCTCGCTGATCCAGCTGGCCGGGCGCATTCAGCGTCATCGTAAACAACCACCTCAAAGCCCGAATATGCTGGTGCTGAATTACAACTACCGGGCTCTTAAACAGCTTGCAGATAACCGTTCTGAAACCGGGTTGGTGTTTACCCAGCCCGGTTTTGAGGCCAAAGCAGCAGGACACGCAAACCGGTTGTGTCTTGATGCCGATTATCGGGCAATACGCCGCTGTGTGGATCAGCAAGACTTGAAGGCTGTTTCATCCATCCCCCGGATTGTGCAGCCCGCCAGAGCTGAGGACGGCACCAGTCTGGTTCAGATTGAACACCTGCATCTGATTGCCTCTCTGTTTGAAAACAAGGCGGTTCAGATTGCAGGCAGAACCCCCGCTGATCGCTGGTGGCAATTATCCCCGTCTCCAGACTGGCACGCCGAAATGCAGCGACGGACACCGTTCCGCAAATCCAGCGCTGACGATGCGTATGTGCTGTATCAGCAAGACGACACTGAAGACCCGGCTTTCCATCTGATTCGGGAAAGTGATGGGCAATTATCACCACAGAAACTGGCATTTGATTACCCCGAACTTTTCGCTACCCAGCGCTGCTCCCAGTGGCTGCAAAGCGATGCAAAAGCCCTGATTGCTGAACTGTCGGAAGTGCTGGGCCGGGAAGTGTCAGACATCAGTAAACAGTTTTGTGAGATTCGCCTGCGTCGGCTCAACGACAGCGGTGCAGAAACGTGGCAATACCATCCGTGGCTAGGGGTCTTCCGTGAAGTGCAATAA
- the csy1 gene encoding type I-F CRISPR-associated protein Csy1 translates to MELTEKIREYIEGRCATKLEPLEKELAKAEKEKSADEFAEFRLDWHQRKQELLDKFKPAAWLTDAASRAKQINLVSHALKYTHSDAKGTSLLAVGSLPGSGRTLSSADLAVTKADVVGNAAALDVANLLLLEHDGVRLLDKLAADDHSDLELFGNEKQRADWLAGFKEALKIKEPASHTLAKQLYFPVLDESTGYHLLAPLSASSLNHAIFQRVQHSRFSDDAKAGRDARRKGNFWQVGTRDYLHLAIQTFGGTKPQNISLLNSQRGGRTYLFNAQPPIWKFQSKPPKSVDAFWSGYRWRIRKQLDELKGFLEWANQHDLNNRHVRRKRADMVAGMVDELHQYAAQLRQFPAGWAAEPMGNSPEACWVDPARDDTDFQYEREGKAWCKKLALNFGRVLSKAIDQKGKKAKLSMSDVETAHFKQQIQRQAYLLMIDLEELV, encoded by the coding sequence ATGGAATTGACTGAAAAAATCCGCGAATACATCGAAGGGCGATGTGCCACCAAACTGGAGCCGCTTGAAAAAGAGCTGGCCAAGGCGGAAAAAGAAAAATCGGCTGACGAATTTGCCGAGTTTCGATTGGACTGGCATCAACGCAAGCAAGAACTGCTCGACAAATTTAAACCTGCCGCCTGGCTTACGGATGCAGCAAGCAGGGCGAAGCAAATCAACCTGGTTAGCCATGCCCTGAAATACACCCACAGCGACGCCAAAGGCACCAGTTTGCTGGCTGTTGGTTCTTTGCCCGGATCAGGTAGAACCTTGTCTTCGGCTGATTTGGCTGTCACTAAAGCGGATGTGGTGGGTAATGCGGCAGCGCTGGATGTTGCCAATTTATTGCTGCTGGAACATGACGGTGTGCGGTTACTGGATAAACTGGCAGCAGACGATCATTCGGATTTGGAACTGTTTGGCAACGAAAAACAACGGGCTGACTGGTTGGCGGGTTTCAAAGAAGCACTCAAAATCAAGGAGCCCGCCAGTCATACCTTGGCCAAACAGCTGTATTTCCCTGTGCTTGATGAATCAACGGGCTACCACCTGTTAGCCCCATTGTCGGCTTCATCGCTCAATCACGCCATCTTTCAGCGTGTGCAGCACTCCCGCTTCAGTGACGATGCCAAGGCTGGGCGAGATGCCCGACGCAAAGGTAACTTCTGGCAGGTTGGCACTCGGGATTACCTGCATCTGGCGATTCAGACCTTTGGTGGCACCAAACCACAGAATATTTCCCTGCTGAACAGCCAGCGCGGAGGTCGAACTTACCTCTTCAATGCTCAACCTCCCATCTGGAAATTCCAGTCCAAACCACCGAAATCGGTCGATGCCTTCTGGTCGGGTTATCGCTGGCGTATTCGTAAGCAACTGGACGAGCTTAAGGGCTTTCTGGAATGGGCCAATCAGCACGACCTGAACAACCGCCATGTACGCCGAAAACGTGCGGATATGGTCGCGGGGATGGTCGATGAACTGCACCAGTACGCCGCGCAGTTACGGCAGTTTCCGGCAGGTTGGGCAGCAGAGCCGATGGGAAATAGCCCTGAAGCCTGTTGGGTAGACCCGGCGCGCGACGACACCGACTTTCAATACGAGCGTGAAGGCAAAGCCTGGTGTAAAAAATTGGCCCTGAACTTTGGTCGGGTGTTGTCCAAAGCCATTGATCAGAAAGGCAAGAAGGCAAAGCTGAGCATGAGTGATGTAGAGACCGCTCACTTCAAACAACAAATTCAGCGTCAGGCTTACCTGCTGATGATCGATCTGGAGGAGCTGGTATGA